The nucleotide sequence ACCGTTGAAGTTGAAGTTGTACCTTGTATTTTCCAATTTCTACATATCATGATTACACATTATTTAAGGGGTAAATATATTCTCTATCTCAACATTATTTTTCTCCTGGCTATAATAATTGTCTCGTTTATTGGTACAATAATTTTGATTAGTTTTGGAGTGGCAGTGATTTGCAGCTGGTAATGGATGGTAAAGAGGTTCTTTTGAGTAAGATAGTGGCCTAATTTAACAAATGAACGTGAACTAGTTAGTTTTTAGATATGTGAActtagttcattttttttttttaatgaactatgTACATGAACTAGTTCGTtatcatctgtgtgaactgaactTTGAGCTAGTTCTTTTTAAGTATGAACTGGCACAACACTGGTGGTATGTCACCGCTTCTATACACTAGCCACTACTGCTTTTGAATGTAGAGTTTAAACATCGGATATCAAGCTACTGGAAAACGGTCATCCTCTGCTTTTGAATCCTACATTAGCTCTAAACCACAAACCATCTCATAGAATATCAAGCTCTCCTCAAGGTAATCTATGTGCAATTACTGGTGCTGGTACAATACATTCATATTACTCCCAACAACCTCTATGGTTTACTGCGGCTTAACTTGGCCTTTATTTCTGTGGCCTTTCCCTCTGTTACCCATCCCGTGGTGTTTCCTCTGTGCCTACTGAGACATTTTATTCTACGGCCTCTTTGCTTTTCACTATGGCCCATCTGGGCATCTTCATCTGTTGCCTATCTGAGGCAATCTTCATCTCCATCTTCTGTGGCACGCCGGGGCCATTCCCATTGTGGCCCATCGGAGACTTTTCTATGGCCTAACTCTCAGCATCACTGTCCGGCATTCTTAAGTGCTTTTATAATCACTTTAATTATGACTAATTAAATCTTaccttttcttctttttgtccATATATTCTAGGATATTGTAAGAAGTACTTCGTCAGgtgaatatttaattttcttcttttttggggGGTATGCTCCGTCCTGCCTTCAAGCTACCGATGGGGTCTACGGCAAAATAATTCTGTTCTATGTATTGGtcttaaatacatgaataaatacttTAGCATTTTATCTTCACTTcctgagtctttctggtagaagcGGAAGTGTCAGCGCAAGTTCTGCTTAGAAGACTTAATGCCACGTCACATTACAATTAGATGTAGTCAATCCGCACAAGGAATATAAAAGCCCTCTACTCACACCTCATTGTGTTTGCTAAAGATGGGCCTACACCAAAATaattctgttatttgtttattatttttgtaaattggTACTTTTGAGTTTTATCTTCACCTcctgagtctttctggtagaactgaaTTAATACTCCTTCCTTCTACAGCATTGAGGCCATCCTGATGCAACGGGATGATAGCTGCACGTGTTTCTATGCAGGTAACCACTGCTAACAAGAACACGATTGGAAGCGCTTCTTCCCTCCTTTAAATCAGTCAATTATTGTTTGAAAACATTGTTTCTTGAAACATTGTGTCAATGTGTTATTGacaacattatataattattaccaGAATAACATCCTTAAAATGTTGGAGGTAAAATGCTCTTACTTCGTTAAACGTCATATTAgaagaatgttttattaaaaaatgtcatcACCTCGAGCGTCAATGATGTTCGTATAACGTTCTACTAATGTGGCTTAGAGAATGTTCTTCCTTTTGTTATCTTGAAACTGTGTCACAATATTTTATTgacaacattttataatgttacctCAACAAAATCCTcaaaacatcctcaaaatgttACGGATAAAATGTTCTATCTTTGTTAAAACGTCACATTAGAAGAAcgttttattgaaatatttcatgACATTCTGCCAATGTAGCTGAGATAATGTTCTTCATTTGTTATCTTGAAGCATTGTgccaatgtgtttttgagaacattttataatctgttacctcaacaaaattctcaaaatgttgcagaatgaaTGTTCTATCTTTGTTAAACTGTGACAAATTCTTAGCAAATTCTTTGTCCATGCTCTCTGCCTTTTTCCTATTTGACACTGCTGTTCCTTCCTCTGTTACTATAAATGTTTTTTCCCTTTTGTCTCCTCCCATCCTCTTTATTATACCCCATACCTCTCCCACTAGTGTTGTTCTTCCTATTCCATCGCAAGAATTCCTTAACCTGATGTACTGTTCTTCTCACTATAGCATGAGCTTTCTTGTACTGTATCAAATGCTGCATATATGTGGGTTCTGAATGCTCTAACGGTCTATTCTGAATGCTTTATTCCTCACTGCCTGCTGACATTCCTCTGTCCAGCATTGTAccagttttctgtctttcttattattattctttagaatGGAACCCTCTGCTGCAAGAACAGCCTTTGTTGTagatatcaaaataaaagttccttGCTTAGACCAGCTTTACTCCTCAAAGGAGAAAGAAATGATGCAAGCCAATGTGTATGTGCCGTGCTAGATGTGACAGGTGCctgatttaattaaatagaagataatacaaatatacatatatatatatatatatatatatatatatatatatatagagagagagagagagagagagagagagagagagagagagagagagagggagagaagggaGCACATACTACTTCTTGGTAAGGAAGACAGAAAATGATGAAAATGACTGAGATGAAAGTTTTTAGTGACATTTAATTAGGTCTAAGATACACATGGTCATATTTCCCATTTTACTGGTTGAGACAGAAAACAAATGTCAATTTTACACAAAGGCACAAAGATCATTAACATAAAATTTACATTCTGACTTCTGAGATACCCAGAAATATATTATGCATGTCCTCTCTTACACGCAaacattgcaaaatataaacatagaaagatattgtataaaataaacaacacaataaaatataaactccagaaaacaggatatattactttttcttttttgcagctGTAATTTGTCTGTAAATACTTTTTGTTCCCATCTGGCACAAACATTCAAGACCTGAATGCTAAAGAGGATAGATTATTTTCCCCCAATACTTTTTGcactagttatatatatatattatcgatAGAACAAAAAGAACTGGGGATGTGTAAGTAGatcaaataaaaactgataataaataccaagctgaataaaataaagtgttaaaaagaGAGGGTTTCTTCTTTTGCGAATTACGgtatatttaaagtatttctGAAAACATCTGtaggatagacagacagaccatTTTATTCCACATCATCCTGGGCCAGAAAACCATGAACAGGAGTACCTGATAGATAATGGATGACATTTACAGAGGCACATttaagataattacaattacaatctGAAAAATACACAAGCTGTGGGAACGTCAGTCATATTGTCAGTCACACATGTTTATAAAAACAGAACTGTGCCTTGTATAGCATAGAGAGTGTGGAAGCAGTAAGAGATGACTGGAGAATGACTGCAGTATGGAGCTGGAGAAACACGTAAACACGTGACTGacttgaaaaagagaaaaaaagattagATGTAGATTATAAAattagatatatttataatataatattatatattataatattatatattattatatatattttattaaagaataaatacagaaactttatgattaaaaaatagaTGAGTGACAAAAAAACAGCTTACCAAAgtgctaaaattattaattttctgcAAGTAAAAAGGAGAAAGAAGAATAATGTAAACATTCTTGTAAACATGAATGTCCAAGactggacacatacagtatactgtaaaaGTATATATCCATCTCATCTGAAGCCTTTTGCATAATCTACAAAAATGGTGTTCCCTAAATCAGATGTTTACCTCTCAACTGCAAGTCTGTCATCTCTCTGGatgtttttaactgaaaaaaaaggaaagaaaaatgaaagcCATCACTGAATGTATACTGAAGACCTCAATCACTGATGAAGCTGCTCTCATAAGAGAGAACTTGATTGGTTTCATTAACAAAGGTTCAAAATATAACGTAAAATAGTACTGTCAAGCGAtcaattgcatccaaaataaacatttttgttaaacttaaaataataccATTAAAGATTGCCATGCGAGCAAATTAAGGACTTTCAgttaattcaaattttaaattattaatctgtaataaataaaaatctataatccataataatgtttcctcCTGTGAAAATGTCCATCCCGTGTTATCCTCTTACATTAAAATTAGTTTGGGGCTGTTTTGGGCTGTTTCAACATTTAAAccgtgcttgatctgtgcataatCCTCTTCTTACTCCGACAAAAGTATTTTtcatggagaaagcaatattatggatagataacgcgtattttagccagaagaatTGATTTGAAGTTAACCATGCCCCCTTACCCAAATAcaaaaaacttgttttaattttatacaaaCTCACAAATCAAATCAATGATTAGACAGTCTTACCTTCCTGTGCATGAGAAACACCTTCAAGAGTAAAACAATATTCAGCAGAAATGACACAACAAGGAGTCCAGAACATGTTTTAATGGTAGCttgaaggaagaaagaaaacgTCAGTTTTCATTGAGATTTATTTGGAAGAGAGAAGACTGGAAAGCAAAAATAACTGGTCAGAAAGACCCACAGAACTGACACTTACCCCACTGATCGTCATCTTTATCTGTAAAAAAAGGGAAAACCATACAAAAACTTGAGATCTAGCAGCCAGTGTCAACTTAAAGATAATGGCTTATAtggcattcattaaaaaaatggctTGTGATGTTAAAGATTATGCTGAAATAAATCAtattcactttttatttaacaaaaccaTTAATAGCTATGCATAAAATTATTAGTAATTAGTAAATGgctattttagtaaaataagtaatttgtggCAATACACAAGCTGTGGTGACTTCATTAGGTGCAACCTGGTATGTATaaaaagacaaatacattttggGTTTACTAATTCAATTATTTTCTGAATTAGTATTTCACCAACAAATGAGAATTGTGCAAATATGAAACTTTCTGAATGCACAATATGTCAGATGAGTGTATGCTGAAGGTGTTATGCTGTTCGTCACAGATGAAGCTGCTCTCACAAGAGACAAACTTACTGATGAGTTTTGTATGCCCCGGTGGATCTGCTGTCACATCTACAAAATATTGCAGACTCATGTTAAAAGGCgaacaaaataacacacacaaacacacacacacacagtaaaagcaGGTCATATAAATCTGATGTCCCCATATAAATCTCCTGTTCAATTTCTGTTGGTTTCATTAACTGAATTTAAAGGAATGTGATCCTCCATGCcaaatgaaaatcttgtcattaatcacttacccacatgtcgttccaaacacataAAATTTCcattcgtcttcagaacacaatttttttggatgaaaacttGAGACTGTCCCTTAGATTGCCAAGTAAAATCATTCATACTTATCTGAACCTTGACAGTgttacttacttggcagtctatgggacagtcacaaggcTCCCTGttatcatccaaaatatcttaaattgtgttccgaagacgaacaaagcttttacgtgtttggaacgacatgtgggtaagtgattaatggcaacattttcattttggggtggagtaagcCTTTAATGCTCAGTGTATTACATGCAAATACTCGTATGTATGTAATCCAAGAAGATTAATGGCATCCTTACTTTCAGGAGCAGTGATTTTGGGGCTGACCAATGTTGTTAAAGATGTTATACCTATGAGATTAGAACATTTGgtttaatgtcaaaaaatttcaaatgtCATGTCAAAAAACATGGCAGATCTTATCTGTGCTGTACTCTGTGTTGATGTGAATATGAAACAATACAATATTGAACTTTCATGATCTGTGGTGATTAAATGGACTGTTGTGCCTGATTAATTAGAAAACAGATTATATTACACTTAGCTATAAAACGTGCTCAGAAAGGAGATATACTCTATGTATTGTTTTCTCTTCCCTTCCATTATCTTCAGTTTCACATCTACTTCGGTaagtaaaaaaaagacattcttGTCAAAGCGAGATACTTTGTTTGTTGTCACTTTTTAATAATTAGATTAGTTTAGTGGATGATGTTTCCTTCATGTACTTTTAGATAGTTAGATCTGACATGAAACTTTGATgttaatcattttataaatagttattttaatgtacattaacttattatctgtttttaatttaaatacttgTGAATGGCAGTTAGAAAATCTGTGTTTGAGATGTGAAATAAGAAACTTGAGTTATCTTACTGGATTCAGGAGTTGGGCTGATCGTTGTTAAAGGGGCGCCTGTGtgatattgatacaaaacatgaTATATTCTAGAAGGTTTCAGCATAATAATTCAACAATTTCTGTACTACAGCACTCAGAAATTTACATGTGATGCTGTATGAGCTAAACAAATCAGTTTCTTtggaataattaaaattatagtaAGAGCTACTAGAAAGATCCAGACATTTTAAAATCACagttttaatatgtgtgtgtgcaaataaTCAGCTATTGCCTAAACaagttcatgttttattttttttgtctgcttactgattttttttttttttttttttgcttttacaaaGAGTAGACGAAAAAGTTCATCATGGATATACTGCAAGTGAGACAAAGTAAAATAACTTACTCTTTGATGGACACTTCAGGTCtaagtagaaaaaaagagagaaagtgagcTAAATGGGCATttcaaacatgtattattattaacattctaCATTATATATCCAGTTCATGCAATTTAGCtagtttgttttataaatattctgGCTAATTCTATGCATTCAGCTACAAATAAGTGTTGCCTAGCCAGAGATTTATGGTGGCCATTGTTCATATTATGTATAAATTAAGGAAGAGCAAGACTAAAGGAAAAGGATAAATGATGAGAGGTTAAATGTCTTACTATACCTGATACAGATCCATTGCAAGAATTTCTATACATTTCTCCAAAAGTGGTTGTGTCAATGATGCGTACTGTGTAAGCATCCGTGCAGTTGAGATTTGCACAAAAGTCTTCATATTTTTTATCTAGCTATAGAGAGAAACAGGGAAACTATGCAGTGAATGTGACTgaatcattttgatatttgaaacagAATGACAGAATATGGTAGAGTAAGCAGCATACTCACATCTGACAGCATCATGCCAAAAGTTTTTACaaccattaaattattatttcccTTATTATTTATCCAGTATGAACACAGGGTATTTATCACTGATAGAAGCGCATGTTCCTGGAAAAATAGTCAGGAAAATAATGTGACAAATAACCATGacataactattattattaattattgaacTCAGTTATTCAAACTAAAATCCATACCAGTATAAACTGATAAGAGAAATTACAGTTTTCTGGCTAAAGTTAATATACTCTTGTTGTGTCTTTTTCTGTACAATACATTTGGGATaacaagaaacatttaaataagctGATACTTCTTATAATAACACACAATATACAACTACTGCTTATAACaatactaaaagtaaataaagttaaataaagtaaatacgTAAATAAAAGTCCCCTTGTGTTCTTTGCTCTTACCTTCATTTCAGGCGAGAACACCTTCATCAGAAACACGTGCTCTTTCAACAACCACTCATCCTATGTGCATTTAAGAGAAGATACAGTAAGTACATATTTAGGGGATCATGTACAGTCAAAATGGTAGCAAAATCAATTAATTCAAAGTCCTATTCAGCATTGTAAGGATGAAAGATTGatttcctgagaaacagacaatacaaacatacagggGCATCTTCGAGACAAGCCACAAAGTGGAGCTGAAGGAGACTTCCTTCCCTTTTGTTCATTTgcttcattttaaatcccttcacccctGCTTCCTTCTACTCAgcctgctcaaaatgattacatgaaaatgccaatgcaagtgaactaacagtCCTGTCTGGTATCAtttgaaatgtctcagtgcaactgatACAATGGTCTCAATATTACAAAAGTAGATAaaaatattacagatcctatGAGTTAAGAGATATTTTGTTTACTGTAATGGGTGTGCCCTTTTCCAGGGtcttccatgtaaattaccctGGAAAATGCCTCCTTTGGGggatgttttattttagttttgtatttaaaGAATTGAAGCAAAAGGGTCAGGGAGCTTCTGTAGCCAGAATGAGCCCACAGTATGCATAGATGACCTATTAAATAGTTAGTCATGACCTCTGAATAACGATCAGACTCGAGAGGTTTTCATCGTGGGGAACATGCACATCAGCCAGCATGATACACCCTGAGCAACACAGATTCCTAATGAATGAGTAAATATAAAGTAGAGAgctaactagaataatcaaatgtcataataataataataataataataataataataattagagatAGAACAAACTACCAATTTgcctttcaacctaaattcgaggtcctactaaaatggagtcagattagaattaaacataaatgtaataactttgtaTGCTGAGCACAATTTAGGAAACTACAAAACATTTGACTTGGGTCCCGTTTCACagaggaggttaagtgaaaactcagAGTATGTTAACcatgaaatgagggaaactctaggttttctgtttcagaattggaggtttgtcaaacccaagaaagcagggtaagtcaacGCCGTTTCTGAAGGAGAGctaacttatactcagagtcagttactacttactctatgaacctaacctggtcaggagcaggttttattcgataaacccagagtttctttcagtttcctccccctttttaaacacttcatttaTGCACGCTGGAAAAATGTTCTTCTTACTAAGCCCCTatccccacccccccccccccccccaagtacaaatataaaaaataaaataaaataaagattgattCTTTATATAAGAAAATGATATAAGATACTTAATCTTGTTTCCTGGGGgatctaaattaagtgcattttacttaagtaaatttaTATGCCAgtctgataataaaaataatcttaatgcaaatggaaaacaagattattctgagtgtctatcactaagtgcaaatctactgtagctccaccctccatcgacacataaggttaaatacgACACATTTGAATAACGGCTTTAATGTTGTAGGCAGTAAAGTTTTGGGCACAgaaaactagcttgtaacgcGATCGATTGGGTTAGAGTCCGGCTTTTGCCAAGCTCGTTCTTCTcccttttcccatcacatgtcacattagaatttattttcaataaaaataaacaaaatgttctaaaagtggaagtaaagtgcctaacgagtgtttaataatgatacaactatttataattgtactaaatataatcatttacaatctgttattattgcatcctgttaatgtataacaatactgaggtgcaaatttATTTGCCAGTATATagtataactagcatctaattattatttacacttagcctgttgcaaagaactgccacttttacatggtaaatagaatatatcacgattttcactgtacattttttctgtaaatatcaCTGTAAATAAgatctatcgctaagaaagtatgttaattccacttagTTTAAATAGCCACTAccgtatttttcttactctattggcagtccaagtttaaactcagagttggttgaacctccttagtgaaatGGGCctcaggtgttccccattaccactcccctatatatactgtgtttggactctcagtgattgagaagtcttgtttagcccagTCTGACATTTCAGAGCGGTTTCCTTGTGTTTGTACCGCCTGTAATTCTCTGCCGTCTGCCCTGTTGACCATTGCTCTTTTTTTCGACTCTGTTTTTGCTGATTGCTGCCTGCCTCAACCTCTATCTGGAAATATGTCTATGTCTCTGGATTATCTGTGTTATGCCTGACACTGGTGATTGATCTTGTCTGTTTCTGACCATGATTAATAAAAGCCTTAGTCAGACCAGATAACGTTTACGACCTAAGAGTACGTGGAGAGACTCTTCCTCCTAAATTCTCTCTAAAAAGACATATACTGCTATAAAAAAGGACTCTTCCTTGAATGAACACAAATATACTTTAGGGAACTGTGTATGCTGTTACTAttcttgtatattgtcttttgtgtATTGCAcgttttatgcatgcttatgatagatcactagttaatataacCTCATCTGTATGATGTTTGGTATTTATGAGGctgtgtatattatatgttgataccTATGCAACACATTAGTTTTATAAGAATCTTAAATATTCTTCTCTTGAATCTCCCAATCTAATTTCATATGCAAGACACCATACTAGAGACAAAGAGTTAtaaaacttccctccaaaaggtaccattcctcattggctcactCAATTCCTGACGTTGTGACATCGTCACCCTATAtagatcactgatcacagatcagagCAGTTCTGTTCGATTCAGGAACtccaggagaagatgctgagctaaaggccgttcacaccaagcacgataactataaaaaatacattttttcccactatcaaataaataaataaataaataaaacacttagtTGTAAGAAGGATAACACAGCTACATATTGTGAGATGTTAGCTGTTATGAACACATAACATGACTTTACATACTATGGCAGTAACCTCTTTTTTTAGAAAACacttaaaattagcattttattgcTGGATGCTTTCCcaaattaaaaattcacaaaTGTGTAGGATAAAAGCAACGAGCCTCAGATTTAGTTGGGACAACATGTGCAGAAAATCGCAAAGGATAGACTCACCAGATGTGCCTTGATGTCTCGGTCCATACACTTGGACTGGACATGGTAAACATGGGTGATTAATGAAACTGCCTATGAAAGAAATGCCAAAAATCAAGTCCCACATCTGGACAACTGTTATCTGAAATAATTAATCTTATGTTAAGCATCTTATGTAAACACTGTATGTAGATTACTTATCATAAATCAGTTTGGGCTATCTTTAACAaggtgcaataaaaaaataaactgcagcCACACAACACCTCTTCCAAGAACATTCACTAATATATTAGCAAAGACTGATTATAACTCACAGTGATCAATATCCAGACTTTCCCACTCATTACGGTGCTTTGTTAAAcatcagagtttagctccataaGACACGGCACTTTGCCTTGCTGGATGTATAACATAGGGAACAAACAAGAGAAAGAGATATTATTTAAGAAAAGACAACACCAGTGAgggattatattattatataataacagCAATATTTCTCAAGTGCTGTCAGAAACAACATGATTGGAAATTAAaccaacatatttaaaaatacattagtcTGCACTGTTCCTTGATAATCTAAAATCCACAATAAACTTATTATATAATGGactcaaaaaaaaagtttagtttattGCTTTATCCAGGCAAATGAACTGTGTCTATTATGTCATccttagcctggtaataccagactctgctacttgaCTTTgtttcgtagacagagtctggaatggcataatagagaagtgttttctctctcgctagggggcgcttgtctgaagtttaaaatcattggttacccgtagccaatcagatacgtttagttatgacgtatgttatgcgcctgtgcagccgcatcgaagcacagacatcatgcatcgaactcaaatctatgattgaacttccactgtaaacctgttgttaacacatgatgatgcgagcgaaatacaggagtgaacatggctgtaaacgacttttgcagtttgaaaaagagttgaatgttctccataacagagcgaattgcatcccgtgtctcgtttcccatttctgcggtcgtttcggttttcaatttctctaacctacaatgtaaaactcggcgctaAGCATCTACGTCAcagctctcagcccgccctctgttcg is from Carassius auratus strain Wakin chromosome 28, ASM336829v1, whole genome shotgun sequence and encodes:
- the LOC113047206 gene encoding uncharacterized protein LOC113047206 isoform X1, whose protein sequence is MSGKVWILITAVSLITHVYHVQSKCMDRDIKAHLDEWLLKEHVFLMKVFSPEMKEHALLSVINTLCSYWINNKGNNNLMVVKTFGMMLSDLDKKYEDFCANLNCTDAYTVRIIDTTTFGEMYRNSCNGSVSDLKCPSKSAPLTTISPTPESSITSLTTLVSPKITAPENVTADPPGHTKLINKDDDQWATIKTCSGLLVVSFLLNIVLLLKVFLMHRKLKTSREMTDLQLREN
- the LOC113047206 gene encoding uncharacterized protein LOC113047206 isoform X3, translating into MSGKVWILITAVSLITHVYHVQSKCMDRDIKAHLDEWLLKEHVFLMKVFSPEMKEHALLSVINTLCSYWINNKGNNNLMVVKTFGMMLSDLDKKYEDFCANLNCTDAYTVRIIDTTTFGEMYRNSCNGSVSDLKCPSKNVTADPPGHTKLINKDDDQWATIKTCSGLLVVSFLLNIVLLLKVFLMHRKLKTSREMTDLQLREN
- the LOC113047206 gene encoding uncharacterized protein LOC113047206 isoform X2; protein product: MSGKVWILITAVSLITHVYHVQSKCMDRDIKAHLDEWLLKEHVFLMKVFSPEMKEHALLSVINTLCSYWINNKGNNNLMVVKTFGMMLSDLDKKYEDFCANLNCTDAYTVRIIDTTTFGEMYRNSCNGSVSDLKCPSKSAPLTTISPTPESNVTADPPGHTKLINKDDDQWATIKTCSGLLVVSFLLNIVLLLKVFLMHRKLKTSREMTDLQLREN